In one Alnus glutinosa chromosome 12, dhAlnGlut1.1, whole genome shotgun sequence genomic region, the following are encoded:
- the LOC133852021 gene encoding RAN GTPase-activating protein 1 — protein MDSAIQTFQHRPLSIKLWPPSQSTRLMLVDRMIKNLTTPSIFSRKYGLLSKEEAEEDAKHIEDIAFAAASQHFEKEPDGDGSSAVQIYAKESSKLMLEVLKRGPRVKDDGDIISEKATAANDTIFDISGGRRAFLEAEEAEELLKPLRKPNSYTKICFSNRSFGLDAARVVEPILISLEDQLTEVDLSDFIAGRSEEDALKVMNIFSSALEGCVLRYLDLSNNAMGEKGVRAFTSLLRSQKNLEELYLMNDGISEEAARAVCELIPSTEKLRVLQFHNNMTGDEGALAISEIVKRSPALEDFRCSSTRIASEGGVALAEALGICSHLKKLDLRDNMFGVEAGVALSKAIPVFTDLTEIYLSYLNLEDEGAEALANSLKDSAPSLEVLEMAGNDITAKAAATLAACIAAKQFLTKLSLGENELKDEGAIVISKALEVGHGQLNEVDLSANSIRRAGARVLAQAVVHKPGFKLLNIDSNYISDEGIDEVKDIFKNSPHMLGPLDENDPEGEDLDEEAEDDNADSENELESQLKNLEIKQDE, from the coding sequence ATGGATTCTGCAATACAGACTTTCCAACACCGCCCATTGTCTATCAAATTATGGCCCCCTAGCCAGAGTACAAGGCTAATGCTTGTAGATCGAATGATCAAGAATCTTACGACTCCATCCATTTTCTCCAGGAAGTATGGCCTGTTGAGTAAAGAAGAGGCAGAGGAGGATGCCAAGCATATAGAAGATATTGCTTTCGCAGCTGCAAGCCAGCACTTTGAGAAGGAGCCAGATGGTGATGGGAGTTCTGCTGTGCAAATTTATGCCAAAGAATCGAGTAAGCTTATGCTGGAAGTTCTTAAAAGAGGCCCCAGAGTAAAGGACGATGGAGATATTATATCTGAGAAAGCTACTGCTGCTAATGATACAATCTTTGATATATCTGGAGGTCGCAGGGCTTTTCTTGAAGCAGAGGAGGCCGAGGAGCTTCTAAAACCACTAAGGAAACCAAACTCGTATACTAAGATTTGTTTCAGTAATAGAAGTTTTGGCTTGGATGCCGCTCGTGTTGTTGAGCCCATTCTGATATCCCTTGAGGATCAATTGACAGAAGTTGACCTATCAGATTTTATTGCAGGACGGTCGGAGGAAGATGCTCTGAAGGTCATGAACATATTCTCTTCAGCCCTGGAAGGTTGTGTTTTGAGATATCTGGACCTTTCAAACAATGCCATGGGTGAAAAGGGTGTCAGGGCATTCACATCACTCCTAAGGTCACAGAAGAATTTGGAGGAGCTTTATTTGATGAATGATGGTATCTCAGAGGAAGCTGCAAGAGCAGTTTGTGAGCTAATTCCTTCCACTGAGAAGCTTAGGGTTCTTCAGTTTCATAATAACATGACTGGAGATGAAGGTGCACTTGCTATATCTGAGATTGTGAAGCGTTCTCCAGCATTGGAGGATTTCCGGTGTTCTTCTACAAGGATAGCCTCTGAAGGGGGAGTTGCCTTAGCTGAAGCACTAGGGATTTGCAGCCATCTAAAAAAGCTTGATTTGCGTGACAACATGTTTGGCGTTGAAGCTGGAGTTGCTCTGAGTAAGGCTATACCAGTCTTTACAGATCTTACTGAGATTTATCTTAGTTACCTTAACTTGGAGGATGAGGGGGCAGAAGCCCTCGCCAATTCTCTAAAGGATTCTGCACCTTCTCTTGAAGTTCTGGAAATGGCCGGAAATGACATCACTGCCAAAGCTGCTGCTACTTTAGCAGCCTGTATAGCAGCAAAACAATTTCTCACCAAGTTAAGCTTGGGTGAGAATGAGCTGAAGGATGAAGGTGCAATTGTAATCAGCAAGGCATTGGAAGTGGGCCATGGCCAATTAAACGAAGTTGACCTGAGCGCAAATTCAATTAGAAGGGCTGGGGCAAGGGTCCTGGCACAGGCTGTTGTGCACAAACCTGGATTTAAGTTGCTAAATATCGACTCCAATTATATATCTGATGAAGGGATTGATGAGGTTAAGGATATATTTAAGAATTCCCCTCATATGCTTGGGCCTTTGGATGAGAACGACCCTGAAGGAGAAGATCTTGACGAGGAGGCTGAAGATGATAATGCTGATAGTGAGAATGAATTGGAATCACAACTCAAGAACCTTGAAATCAAGCAGGATGAATAG
- the LOC133850987 gene encoding chloroplast stem-loop binding protein of 41 kDa a, chloroplastic codes for MATLATSASLLLSSPPSKLSPPSLSSIPRLSLTSFSHSTALSSSLSISPSFLTYPTSSKRSALSALSVRASAAEKKKVLIVNTNSGGHAVIGFYFAKELLGSGHEVTILTVGEEGSDKMKKPPFNRFSEIVSAGGRTVWGDPADVGKVVGGAAFDVVLDNNGKDLDTVRPVIDWAKSSGVKQFLFISSAGIYKPTDEPPHVEGDVVKADAGHVGVEKYIAEVFGVWAIFRPQYMIGSGNNKDCEEWFFDRIVRDRPVPIPGSGMQLTNISHVRDLSSMLTLAVEKPDAASCNIFNSVSDRAVTLDGMAKLCAQAAGRPVNIVHYDPKAVGIDAKKAFPFRNMHFYAEPRAAKDILGWSGTTNLPGDLKERFDEYVRIGRDKKPMKFEVDDKILESLKVPVAV; via the exons ATGGCCACTCTTGCTACCTCAGCCTCTCTCCTCCTCTCCTCTCCACCCTCCAAATTATCTCCGCCTTCTCTTTCGTCTATTCCACGCCTCTCTCTCACTTCTTTCTCTCACTCCACTGCTCTCTCTTCCTCGCTCTCCATTTCTCCTTCTTTTCTCACATACCCCACAAGTTCTAAACGCTCTGCTCTCTCTGCCCTGAGCGTCAGGGCTAGTGCTGCAGAAAAGAAGAAGGTGCTCATAGTTAATACTAACAGTGGTGGGCATGCTGTTATTGGGTTCTATTTCGCAAAAGAGCTTCTGGGTTCCGGCCATGAGGTCACTATATTGACTGTTGGTGAAGAGGGCTCCGACAAGATGAAGAAGCCTCCATTCAACAGATTCTCA GAAATTGTGAGTGCCGGAGGCCGGACGGTGTGGGGGGACCCAGCGGACGTTGGGAAGGTTGTCGGAGGGGCAGCATTTGATGTTGTGTTGGACAACAATGGGAAGGACCTGGATACTGTGAG GCCTGTGATAGATTGGGCCAAGAGTTCTGGTGTCAAGCAATTTCTATTCATCAGCAGCGCTGGGATCTATAAGCCAACTGATGAGCCTCCTCATGTTGAAGGG GATGTGGTTAAAGCTGATGCTGGTCATGTTGGAGTAGAGAAATACATTGCAGAGGTTTTTGGTGTTTGGGCAATATTCCGTCCACAATACATGATTGGATCTGGCAACAATAAAGATTGTGAGGAATGGTTCTTTGATC GAATTGTTCGGGACAGACCAGTTCCTATCCCTGGCTCTGGAATGCAACTCACAAACATCTCTCATGTCAGGGACTTGTCCTCTATGCTTACTCTAGCTGTTGAGAAACCAGACGCTGCATCTTGTAACATTTTCAACTCTGTAAGTGACCGTGCAGTGACTCTGGATGGAATGGCCAAACTATGTGCTCAAGCTGCTGGTCGCCCTGTCAACATTGTTCATTATGATCCAAAAGCTGTTGGAATTGATGCAAAAAAGGCTTTTCCTTTCCGGAACATG CACTTCTATGCAGAACCAAGAGCTGCCAAAGACATTTTGGGTTGGAGTGGGACTACAAACCTTCCAGGAGACTTGAAGGAGCGGTTTGATGAGTATGTAAGGATTGGAAGAGACAAGAAACCCATGAAATTTGAGGTAGATGATAAGATATTAGAGTCGCTTAAAGTACCAGTGGCTGTATGA